The segment CACGCATAATTTCCCGTAAGTACATCAATCCAAGCTTTAAACTTATCTAAAAATCCTTCtatggaaaaattaaattttagcacTCAAAAATTAATGGAGAAAACtaacaagagagagagacaatTTTATACCAAGTTTTCGGAGTCTCCCTACGACCGGGGCAAGGATAAAAATGCGAGATGGagacttgaaaacaaaatcccGCTCCAAATGaacaaacaatttattttcacgcaagatttaaaattatagcgccaaaactaaaaaaaactaataatgtATGACCATGAAACAAAAAGGTATCGGACTTGAAGATTTTCTTTTGTTCAAAAGGAAAGCAAACGAGTAGAAATGCATTCAAAGCAAAATACaattagggttttgggtcaACGATCAATTCCTTCATCTTTCATCTTTCGCTCTTCAAATCCGTAACCAAACCATCCCTgggattttattattatcatctgtttcttaattttttttaacggaTGATTTATGCGTAATTAGTGATAAAGATTgtggctttttttttgtttgattttcggTAGCGCTAAAGATTCAAATCAAGACGAGCAAAGGGAAGATTCAAGGAAGAGCCCCcgcatttctttttctgatttcCTTGACAAGAAGTTGCACAAAAGTTCTGTCCTACCCAAAACAGTTAAGGTAATTAGTTAATTCTTCTGTAGCTGCTGTTTGGCTGCAGAGAAAATTGGGGAAACGTGAAACAGAATAAGGcttatgtgtttttgtttttcagtttgCCTTTTCAATTATGAAGCCTATTTTAGCTGCTCTGTGATTGATGACTTTTGATGGAGGGTTTAGTTTTGAGCTTTAAACAACTATAAATTTGATGGTTAGATCTTCTgttcttgattttcttggatACCAAACAGaagtaactttttttattgagcTTATTTTAGtgggtttttagatttttattaaggCTGTAAAGAATGAAGAACGGATTGAACATGCATTGATCTCGTTTAAATTTGGGGGTTTTGAGGAAAATGGTCTAATCTTCTTACAGGGGAAGTCAAGGCCTTTCTGGACGCCGTTAGGTCCTCCTAGCAATGGTGGCGGGTTTACTGGTCACCAAATTGAGgttcaaaaggaaaaggaagaaaggaGTTCTGTTCTTGATGATGTAGTTTTTCAGCAGTTTAAGCCTACGAGAGTAGAAAAAGGAGATGATGTAATTTCGGTCGGTGATGGTGAAAAGGGAGATGGTATGGGTCCATTCAGTGAAAAACAAACTTCTAGCTCTTCATTTGGCTTAGGTTCATCTGGTGATTGTGATTTTGGAACCTCCACCACTTCATCTGTTATAGGTTCAAGTCATGTTGGTAAAGTAGGAACCTCTACTGTAAATGACGTGCCAGGATCCAGAAAGAGGAATCTATTTGGAGGTATGCCTTATCTTATATAGCAAGTTCAAACTCtctatttcatttaatattttgcttCAAGCCATTCGGAATTGTTACTCTTTCTGTTTGGTTGccagaaaaacatttaatttgatGTTGTGTTTTATGCTACTGTGATTTCCCgtgtaaaagaaaaacacttagcTTGGGCTCAAGTATGTGCGTGAATTTAGGTGGCCTAATGCTTAATCCCTGCCCCAAAATGAGAAATGTTTACATATTTCCTTTTCTCGTGAGGTGTTCCAGTGAAATCAGTAGCACTGTTAggcatttttttgtgttaacgTCAGACAGTTGGTTGAGGAAATTAGGAAAACCTGATAAGCTAGAGTAATTGGGATTCTGGAAATCCTTATAAGATTTCTATTATACATAATGCATAGAATAGATCATACGCATGTCTTGAACATGATATGTAGCTTCCCAATCTATATGCATCTCTAGTTTATTTGATGTTGTTGTGGATCTAATTGCCAGACCTATCTTTGCCATCATACAGGATAAATAACTTGGTGTATAACGTGGATAAAGCTAGGGTTCTTAAACCCAAAACTTAAATTGTagagaaatttagagaaaactctctagtgttttattaaaagtctaaataataatgtttttttctcaaaataaactagacatccttatttattttagtcataaaatctttttatagaaaatgatttctaattaaaactaaaatcctttatagaaaatgattattaattaaaacttatctAATTAATAGAATTCATCTAGCATTAAGATTTCTAAATAGTATTAATCAAATTGAAAGTCTTAATCTAAAtaggaaaacaaattcaaatacaacaaggtaaataaaaacatttctgCATGGTAACTTCCAAACTTTATTTGAACGCCTTCATGATCACTAATCTTcgtgaaattttaactcaaaaagAAACATGACCTTTAAAATCTTCTATCAAAATTTCTGCTAGATCTAATGATTTGGCTTAAGAGTTATGCTTGATTTATCAAACTACATCTTGGACTTGTATTCCTTAAACCTTAAAAATCTTGATCATTAATGAAGTAATGCCATAAACATTATTATGCCaagaaaatggaagaaattTCCCCATGTCAATAAAGAAGGGCAACTGAATTGTAGAATGTTCAAATTCCAAGGagtatttgtttcattttgaaaaCATGACTCATAGTTGATGCTATCCTAGTACATGAAGATTTCCGAGCAGAGTGGCAGAAAAAGAAATGAGCatgaaaaatctaaaaccaaAGATACTAACATTCAGTAATCATCTGTTGGGTTCTTAACCCATTTttgcaaaaatcaaatttcactgGCAAGTCCAGCCATCACTTTCAAATACACTGAACCTTTTATggtttatgaattttatatcGGGTTTGCAAGGTGGTGACCAGAACCATACTGCACGAAAGCCTTCATTAGTTTTGGGAGTTCATCCAAGTCCCAatcaaaaaggaagaaaagaaagcttCATTggcaacaaaaaacaaaggccTCTCTACAATCATTGTGAGTATGCTTTctacaagagaaattaaaagctTTTCCCAGCAAGGACTCTtcgaaggtttttttttgttgaaattataTGCTTTCTTTTGCACTAAGACGTAGTGGCTCATTTTATTGCTGACAGATGCAAATGGTTCTGGCTGGTGGGACTGTGACATGGAAGGTGTCGACTCGGAGGAAGTAGGCTATGGTGAAATATGGGAAGGGGTGGGCTCCACTACATTTGGAGGAATAGAGTGGCATTAATTAATTGGTCTGTGAAAGTATGTTCACTTACGGAAAACACCTTCTCGgaatgtttttaattatgttttgattaaCATATGTTAATCAGATTATTCTGTAACTCATGCAAATCAGGATGACTGGAGAATTAGCTCC is part of the Populus nigra chromosome 8, ddPopNigr1.1, whole genome shotgun sequence genome and harbors:
- the LOC133701172 gene encoding uncharacterized protein LOC133701172 isoform X1, with the translated sequence MHSKQNTIRVLGQRSIPSSFIFRSSNPAKDSNQDEQREDSRKSPRISFSDFLDKKLHKSSVLPKTVKGKSRPFWTPLGPPSNGGGFTGHQIEVQKEKEERSSVLDDVVFQQFKPTRVEKGDDVISVGDGEKGDGMGPFSEKQTSSSSFGLGSSGDCDFGTSTTSSVIGSSHVGKVGTSTVNDVPGSRKRNLFGGGDQNHTARKPSLVLGVHPSPNQKGRKESFIGNKKQRPLYNHYANGSGWWDCDMEGVDSEEVGYGEIWEGVGSTTFGGIEWH
- the LOC133701172 gene encoding uncharacterized protein LOC133701172 isoform X2, which translates into the protein MHSKQNTIRVLGQRSIPSSFIFRSSNPAKDSNQDEQREDSRKSPRISFSDFLDKKLHKSSVLPKTVKGKSRPFWTPLGPPSNGGGFTGHQIEVQKEKEERSSVLDDVVFQQFKPTRVEKGDDVISVGDGEKGDGSSHVGKVGTSTVNDVPGSRKRNLFGGGDQNHTARKPSLVLGVHPSPNQKGRKESFIGNKKQRPLYNHYANGSGWWDCDMEGVDSEEVGYGEIWEGVGSTTFGGIEWH